The region ctttattttaaagcttctaaaacatcaaaattaagtaaaaagggcttaattgacttaccaatcaaagctttaaaccttaaaccctcaattttctttttttcttttctttctttcttttttctgttttgttttgaaATGACTTCTATtctatctttttcatttctttcattataaactaattaataataataaatatctaattaataacaaatatttatattacatttgtacacatatatattttacacTTGTCTATTATCATGACCAtccatttgtctttcttttatttatttatcatacaaaaatcttataatataattatttaattaataaatatcttttaattaaataataattataatacaagtgtatatatattattacccTTGCATCATCTtatcaccatacacttgtcttaattttaatttattccataatataataatataattaatataaattacaatttaaataaataataatatattttataataattaacataaaaatctaagatttttatacACATTTGCCGCCTCATTTAATGGAACAGGCTTAATTAcctatttagtccctattattttcttttaatctataattaaacttttaccctttattcaatttaatcttttttcttaattatccttaattgagctaaattcacttaattaaaacctaattaagcTCACtaatagactcataaatatttctaataattatttacgaactcATTTTGCTAAGACaaaggcccgataatgtactttttcgatgcccttgaattttgggtcattacaattctAGTGCCCCGATCCGATATAACGCAAATATCTGGTTGGGGGCATACATGTCCtattaacctagaaagaaagaaatcttaGTCATCATCTGACTCTTCCGGTGTTATTGTAAACGTAATAAGAAGGATTCTCCCACCGCCATCTTGTGCCACAGCTAGGAATAGTCGATAGGTAccatcaatttgtaccaatggcttgcagtacaCAAATGCGTCCCAGCATTGCTTAAAGTTTCAGAATAGAagcttgaacacttggcatccacggagcAATCAGTCGTTGTAGTACGCAGGGCTCATTTCAAGGTTTGTTATGCAACCTAGGACGTACCTCTCCAGCACTTGATACCATTGCCACACCTCATTATATGAAGTATCCCACCCACTATGCTACTTTTCTAATgtcttttgcttagctatccaagccttgtggtaagagggcgtgtacctcaACTGTATACGAATATTGGCAATGAAGACTGACACAGAAGTCATGGGATCCGCCTTCACCGtcggtagtattaagctagctatcatacctgaatccatcttgggatgatcttgtgaaacacctgtcaacgaagtaagttaaataatgcaacattaaataataacattattattcaaaaacctTAAACACCCAGTGATACTATACTGGCAACATaagtatgtggacctttgtacttttttatctcccacaagcctttctttttcttaaccaaagccatgattttccatgaacatgtaccgtcttgCAATTCACACTTGGCCTTGAACTtctcagatttggatttaaccacatTGTAGTTAACCCCGTGAtggatgctatgttgtttcaatgcaccaagaaaaccATCCTTACTAAAAAGCTCCTTACCGACTTTCAATTCACCCGAATCCAATGACAAACTTGTACAGTCACGCCTTCTGTGTAGTAGCTCTGAAAAATCCAACGTATCATCTGTCGATATATCGATATTATACATGTGGGCTAGAGGCGAGTACACCCTGAATCGcgaatcttcttcttcatcatctgaaCCCCCTTTTATGTCTTCAGGTTCGGATGGAAcaggctctcgaggtggatccacatcagactcatcatccaacccaccatcatctgcaacgtaCAAGGTCTCCTCATCGGTaaacgtcgtagggagtacaccATCCCTTCTTGTGGAcatttcataacgtccccaatcagatgtggatcgcaaccactagaagttgatgtcattccccaaTACGTATTTTCAGCATCGAACACCGATCCACCGAtatgcatgtcccatccactaactGAGTGTCGTGCAAGAGTTGTGTATTCCATACTGCCACAAAAAAAACGGGCACTTCCATATTCTGCCTCCCACTAACTTAGTGTCGAGtaggggtcgtgtattcctctccGACAATAATAGATGTTGAAGTCGCAAATACTTtatttcactacaccaaaacaggcttttagcggcacttttagcggcgtttggacaaaaaacgccggtaaaaatcaagcattagcggcgctttctggaAATCGCCACTAAAGAttgagcattagtggcgtttttaaaaaaataccgctaaaaatgagcattagcggcgtttttcaaaaaaacgccgcaaaaaaccttAGCCCAACGGTGTCGTTTTCTAACATTTcgtggctttagcggcgtttttcaaaaagcgccgctaatgcctgggtctttagcggcgtttttggaaaagcgccgctaatggtaggggctttagcggcgtttttgataaagcgccgctaaaaacattttatcttacttggtttatttatattaattaaataaaattcaatttatttctaattgaatatttaaaatattcagaaaaataataacacgtagaaataatttgaaaatagaaCACATGGAACAATTAAAATaccattatttaaaataattttaaagttttttaggtatatgattaatttaagatttaaggccggtttaggagttactgttttaaggtttatggagtATGGATTtaaggattatggattagggattatggtttaagggttgagatttaaggtttaggggttagtggTTAGGGGTTTgggggttaagagttagggatttagggtttatgagTTCATGGGTcaagttagggttttgggtttagattaattatttttaatttatttttaaatattttttaatttatatattaaataatttcatatataattgaaaaagataagatagtattaattttaaaataaataattaattattattatagtttagggttgATATGGTTTacggtatatggttaatttaagatttaaggcaagtttaggagttactattttaaggtttggggattatatatggatttagggattatagTTTAAGtgttaggatttaaggtttagggattaagagttaggggttaggggttaagagttagggatttagggtttcaagggtcgaattaaggtttaaagtttagattaattagtttttttaatttatattaaatatgttattatataattgtaaaagagataataataaatttaatatatagaaattatgggtatagtttatattatttaagagatatataatagatagactttatatatattgaatggttaatttagggtttaaggtttatttgagatttgttaaatgatacaattttatacaattaattaatgtttttatatttaaaaatatttaatttaaaccatttgatatatttgatatggatatataggtaattatttaatttggataggaccaaattataagaaaaaaatacaaaaataaaaatgaaataaaaaactaaaatttataatattatctaattattgtaaatattacttaaaattttaataattctttatgtaaaatttatataaaagatacaataattgaatataaaaaatatgtgagCTTTAGCGGTGTTTTCAACAAAAAATGCCATTACTATGTATTAAAATTTCCCAACTTTTCAATagaagaatttaaattttttagtggcgttttcaagAAAAACGCCAGAAAAGGTAGACATTGCCGGCGTTTtgataaaaaacgccgcaaacatgtattgtaatttttcaatacagtgtcgttttgataaatttcttagtggcgtttttttcttaaaacgccgcaaatgtgGAAGGAAATAAAAGGTAAAATCCCGCTCACTcccaaaaaatgatttttggttaCCCGCTCATTACTCCCTCTTCTTCTCATCTCTGTCGGTCGTCCTAAATCCCCAAATAAGAGTTTGTTTTTCTTAGCTGAAATCCCCCAAATAGAAATCGGACCGAGCAACTTTGCATCAAGGAAGAAGAAGAGTCGGGAAAGCACAAGCAGTTAAGTTGCCCTCATGGCTTGTGAAGGCGAGTATTTTTGGCATGTAATTCAGCTACAAAATTTTCAGTATTATGGAACCATTTATGTTGGGTTGATTTATTGGGATTAACTCTCGCGCTTCACGGTGGTTGTAGGTAGGCAGGCAGTAAACAGGAAAAATTATTTTCAGTCCCGCGGTTCCCGTCAAAGGTCCTCAAGCTTTAAGCTTTTTTAATCTTTTCCTTCTCTCGcgcaagaataaataaataaatatattgctacaGTATAGTCGTTTTAGATGTTATGTGTAGCAGTGTTCTCTATGTATAGATATTTACATTTTGTGATTCCTAGCAGCTCAAGCTAAAGGATAAAGTGTAGTCCTAAAGCTTCTTGGTGTATCCTTGTGTGTTCCTTATTCAGCTAAAGGCTAAACCCTCTTCTTGATTATTTAAGGAGGATTTCTACTTCTTCCCTAGTTATGATGACATAAAATTCCCAAACAAACTTGAAGGTGATTTATATATCCTCACTTTTGCAGCATCTACTTCGACTGCATTCCATCcaaagcatgtctgaagaatctTCTAAGCAACTGAAGAAAAGAGGTCAACCAAACCATTTTCCAACCGGCAACCAAAAGACGAACAAGAGAATCACCGATCAAAAAGCTCGACTGGAAAACAGGGTTAGAGCCTTTTGCTTTCAGGTTTCAGCTTTGAATAAATGTATGACTAAAAAATCTTTACTCTCAGGAAATTGTAGTGAAACTTACAGAAGCAGCCCCAATTGTTAAGCAGCTCTTGGAAGCCTTTAGCAGCATCAATGAAGGCAACTTGCTGCAGACAGTTACATATATACGGGTAAGTCATGATGCCTTATAGGTTTCTATATGTTACTGAATTTGCAGCTtggtaatattatttttgatgaacCATACAATACAACAACATCAAGTTTCAAGTATTGGATTTAGGAAAGTTATCGTTAATAAATCTGAAATAGCAGCTGATGTAGTTTATACAAATGgagttcaatttaatttattgaatcattgaaatttgccttaatcattttacttaaaattgaatcattgaatttcatttttgatcCTATAGTTATCTGGTTGGCCTGCTTGCATTGGCATCCTATATATTTTGAGCTCAATATTCCCACTTTGCAGCACCAGCTAGTCTactatatatttgattattgacAGTGAATATGATGGGTGGATGGAGATTGATTTTGCCTTATTAGCCTCGACCCTTGCTTCAAGCTCCACTACTGGGGTCTGGCTTCCAAAACTATGATTTCGTCATTCTTGATTCTTGAAGCAATGTTGTTGAAGATTCTTTGCATCCTAAAGACATTTGTTTTAGATTCTTATTTACTGATTCCTTTCTATTTAATGGATGTTTAATTATGTATGCTTGAAAACATATAACTAGTATATCTTTTAACTCTTACCGTGTGTTAGGAAAGAAGATTTGCTGTCTTGGTATCATCACTACTATCTAGCCAAACCAAAGATCATGTTACTCATGGTAACTCCCTAATCTTTTAGTTTAGTTTACAGTTATATATCAATTCAACTAATCATCTTCTTGAAGTATTAGACATTCTAGTAATAATTTGCAATAGTAGGAAATTGGGGCATCTAGTGCTTGTTTTGCTTGGGGGTTGTAAAAAGTTTTGCATCATAAAGTTCTTAAGCATTATACTTTTATGACTATTTATGATGAAAAAGTTTTCTTCAAAGTATATCATGGTTATGcttacttttaatatatatttttcataatctAAATTCTTATAAAATCTCAGTCAGGGATTTTTAATGTTCTCATTTCCCTTTTTCTACTGGATCTGTAAGAagtttttttcatgtttttatttttggcGAAGAAGTTTATCATGGATGAAActtgatgtaatgatgaaataaGTTGTTCATTGTGGTTGCTTGGTTGGTGACTTTCTATCCTAACATCTAGATACTTGAAAATAAGTATATGCTTTTTAATTTAATGCGTGCCTTAAGAGTTTGTGCTTGTAATCTTAACTGCGAAAGGGAATGATATGGAGAAATGTTTAAAAGCTTATATAACTGTAGCTCAACATGAACATGAAAATTCTTAAATAGCTCATAGTTATGGGCAGTGGGCACTCGAAGTAGGACAAggacattaccaaatcaaattagtttatgatttttttccatTACTTTAAACCAAACTTATTTTTCTTAATGTTGTTAAGTGAATTTAAAATCCCCCATATAGTTTGCTTTATGACCCCTCGGTTTTTAAAGTTTCACAATTTACTTCATATTCGTTATTTTAACCctatttataaagtctaaaaactCTATTATATAAATCAGAAAATGCCCCTCCCcagcacaaaaataattagaatcatgTTAATGAGTTGATATGTAGGGATTTCTTTGACTGGTTAGAGCAATTCTTAtgaaatacaaaaattacaaatgattctttttagtaaaaaaaaaaaggaagattaGTTGATGATGACAAGCTAACAATTAGTTTATGATGATAAGATTGATATTGTGAGCTATTAGGAGTGgttttatttttagtgatttgaaCTTCATCTAGTGTAGCCAAGCTAACAACTAGTTATCTTTTTTGTGAAAAGAAAATTCTTTGctctgttcttattttatttaagatgTTATatgttagaaaatattgaccATTGTAGATGAGCAAAAGAGGCAACGGCTATGGCCAGAGGAAGGCAGAAAATCTTTCTGATTTTGAATTTGTGAAAAAACTAAAGCATAGTTGACTGCTTACGTGTGTCAGAGGAAATTAGAATCCTAACACAGATATTTTCTGCCTTATGCTGTCTATACGGTACCACATCCCAAAGGCCTTTTATTTGCTAATGCTTGTGGTATTTTCTTTCAGCTATGTTTTTGATGGGCAACCTCTAGATTTGAAAAAACAAGAGCTTGCTAAGCAGTACTTTattgcaaattattcaaattgtttTTTTGATCGTTTCCTTCAATATGACCGGAGCTTGATGAGTAGAATgttgatttttcataatttttatactaaATTTGTTATGTAGTTACTCAAAGAGGGCAGATGCTACTGAGGATTTGCAAGAAGCCATGGTGGTATTTTTCTTTGGTCAAACATGGAGTGATAAGTAaagttttcttttgttgtttcacCACTACGGAAATTAAGGTGCTGTTGTTTTTACCATTAGACTGGAAATAAGGAGaacattgaaaaattaaatatgtagCCAAAATTGTCAGCTGTCAGTAGTAGATACTCGTAGAGTTCAATCAATTCAACGCTGCAAGAAAACGGAAGCGTATGTATAATAACCGTATTT is a window of Gossypium hirsutum isolate 1008001.06 chromosome D08, Gossypium_hirsutum_v2.1, whole genome shotgun sequence DNA encoding:
- the LOC107913741 gene encoding uncharacterized protein; its protein translation is MSEESSKQLKKRGQPNHFPTGNQKTNKRITDQKARLENREIVVKLTEAAPIVKQLLEAFSSINEGNLLQTVTYIRERRFAVLVSSLLSSQTKDHVTHAMFLMGNL